AACGCGACAAACAGGCAGCCCGGTTCGTGTAACCCGGCACTCCAAATGAATCAATCGCATCCTTTATCTTCGGTTAAAGTTTAAAATACTGTTAAATTGGGAAGGAAATCTATTGCCAGATTTAGCACCTTGCGAAAGTAAACGAAAAAAGGGTGGTCCGAAGACCACCCCAATCGTGAACCCCTTCTACTGCGCCGCGCAAAATGATCGCGAAGTGCGTGTGAGGAGCAAGGCTTGCAGGCTGCAAGCAAGAGGCGTGAAGCCTCTTACATCATGCCGCCCATGCCGCCCATTCCGCCCATGTCAGGCATGCCGCCGCCAGCTGCACCTTCCTTCTTAGGAAGTTCAGCAATCATGGCTTCGGTGGTGATCAGCAGGCCAGCAACCGAAGCTGCGTCCTGGAGTGCGGTGCGCACGACCTTGACGGGATCAACGATGCCCATGGTGATCATGTCGCCATACTCACCGGTCTGGGCATTGTAGCCGAAGGTGTCGCTCTTCTGGTCGAGGATCTTGCCCACGACGATCGAAGCTTCATCACCAGCGTTTTCTGCGATCTGGCGGCAAGGTGCCTGCAGAGCGCGGCGAACAATGTTGATGCCGGCTTCCTGGTCGGCATTGGCGCCCTTGACCTTGATCGCACCCGAAGCGCGCAGAAGCGCGGTTCCGCCACCAGGCACGATGCCTTCCTGAACAGCAGCGCGGGTCGCGTTGAGCGCGTCGTCGACGCGGTCCTTGCGCTCCTTGACTTCCACTTCCGTGGAGCCGCCAACGCGGATAACGGCAACACCGCCGGCCAGCTTGGCCAGACGTTCCTGCAGCTTTTCACGGTCGTAGTCGGAAGAAGTTTCCTCGATCTGGGCCTTGATCTGAGCGATCCGGCCTTCGATTTCCTTCTTCTTGCCAGCGCCATCAACAATGGTGGTGTTTTCCTTGGTGATCGAGACCTTCTTGGCGCGGCCAAGCATTTCCAGGGTCACGTTTTCGAGCTTGATGCCGATGTCCTCGGAAATCACCTGGCCGCCGGTCAGGATCGCGATGTCTTCGAGCATTGCCTTGCGGCGGTCGCCGAAGCCAGGTGCCTTGACGGCTGCGATCTTGAGGCCGCCGCGCAGCTTGTTGACCACGAGGGTCGCAAGCGCTTCGCCTTCAACGTCTTCCGAGATGATCAGAAGCGGCTTGGAAGTCTGAACAACCGACTCGAGCACCGGCAGCATTGCCTGAAGGTTCGAGAGCTTCTTTTCGTGAAGCAGGATGTAGGCATCTTCCAGTTCGGCAACCATCTTGTCGGGATTGGTGACGAAGTATGGCGACAGGTAGCCGCGGTCGAACTGCATGCCTTCGACGACTTCCAGTTCGCTTTCAGCGGTCTTGGCTTCCTCGACGGTGATCACGCCTTCATTGCCAACGCGCTGCATGGCTTCGGCAATGTCCTTGCCGATCTGTGTTTCGCCATTGGCAGAGATCGTGCCGACCTGCTCGACTTCAGCGGAGGTCTTGATCTTCTTGGCCTTCTTGAGAAGGTCAGCGATGACTTCGGTCACGGCCAGATC
The DNA window shown above is from Hoeflea phototrophica DFL-43 and carries:
- the groL gene encoding chaperonin GroEL (60 kDa chaperone family; promotes refolding of misfolded polypeptides especially under stressful conditions; forms two stacked rings of heptamers to form a barrel-shaped 14mer; ends can be capped by GroES; misfolded proteins enter the barrel where they are refolded when GroES binds), yielding MAAKEVKFGRTAREKMLRGVDILADAVKVTLGPKGRNVIIDKSFGAPRITKDGVTVAKEIELEDKFENMGAQMVREVASKTNDIAGDGTTSATVLAQAIVREGAKAVAAGMNPMDLKRGVDLAVTEVIADLLKKAKKIKTSAEVEQVGTISANGETQIGKDIAEAMQRVGNEGVITVEEAKTAESELEVVEGMQFDRGYLSPYFVTNPDKMVAELEDAYILLHEKKLSNLQAMLPVLESVVQTSKPLLIISEDVEGEALATLVVNKLRGGLKIAAVKAPGFGDRRKAMLEDIAILTGGQVISEDIGIKLENVTLEMLGRAKKVSITKENTTIVDGAGKKKEIEGRIAQIKAQIEETSSDYDREKLQERLAKLAGGVAVIRVGGSTEVEVKERKDRVDDALNATRAAVQEGIVPGGGTALLRASGAIKVKGANADQEAGINIVRRALQAPCRQIAENAGDEASIVVGKILDQKSDTFGYNAQTGEYGDMITMGIVDPVKVVRTALQDAASVAGLLITTEAMIAELPKKEGAAGGGMPDMGGMGGMGGMM